CCTTTCAACTGCATGTCTACCTGACCGATACACATTTGGTAGGGGAATGGCGTTCCGACATGCCACCGACACGGACGTATGTCATTATCGAGAAAGAACATGAGATCCTTCCTTCGATTTGGGGAGGGTATGAACGGAAAAATGAATTGTATCGAGATGTCTACACGCTGGAAGGAGAACGGGTGGAGCAAGAATGGCTGACGGAGAATCGGGCTTATTTGATGTACGAGCCATTGCTACCGAAAGGATGATGTTTCCTGTTCGGGATACGAACTGGAACTCCACTGCGATCTGTGCGAAAATAGGAACATATGCTTTCGTCTAGGGAACGTGGAAAGGTGGATTTATACATATGTCTTTTGCAGATCGTATCACAGCTGGACTAAACCCCGAGCAGCGGGAAGCAGTCCTTACAACAGAAGGTCCCGTCTTGATTTTGGCCGGTGCGGGTAGCGGCAAGACTAAGGTACTGACACAGCGTATCGCATACCTGATCAGTGCCAAGCAGGTAGCGCCTTGGAGCATTTTGGCGATCACCTTCACCAACAAAGCAGCGCGGGAGATGCAAAACCGTGTGGCTGCCATTATTGGCGGAGCGGCAGCACAGGATGCATGGCTGTCGACGTTTCACTCCTTGTGTGTGCGAATTTTGCGCAGAGATATCGACCGACTCGGCATCAATCGCAGCTTTTCCATTTTGGATGCGGGTGACCAGTTGTCTGTCGTCAAGCAATGTTTAAAAGAGTTGAACATCGATCCGAAGCAGTATGAGCCGCGTTCGATTTTGGCTGCGATCAGCGGAGCGAAAAACGAGCTGACCGATCCAGAAACCTATACGCGTCTTGCGGGCGATCCATTTGCACAAGTGGCAGCAAAGGTTTACACGGCCTATCAGAAAAAGCTGAGAAACAATCAATCGCTGGACTTCGACGATCTGATCATGACGACAGTTCGTCTGTTTAAAGAAGTGCCGGAAGTATTGGAGTTTTATCAAAAGAAATTCCGCTATATACACGTTGACGAGTATCAGGATACAAACCGGGCGCAATACCTTTTGATTTCCATGCTGGCAGACAAGCACCGAAATGTTTGCTGCGTGGGGGATGCTGACCAAAGTATTTATAAATGGCGCGGTGCCGATATCTCGATCATTTTAAACTTTGAAAAAGACTATCCCGAAGCCAAGCTCATCAAGCTCGAGCAAAACTATCGCTCCACCAAAACGATTTTGCAGGCAGCGAACCAAGTCATTGCCAACAACAAGCTGCGCAAAGAAAAGAAACTCTGGACAGAGAATCCTGGCGGCGACAAGATCATGTGCTTCCAGGGTGATTCCGAGCACGACGAGGCGTACTTTATCGTCGATACGATTCGCAAGCAGATGGCCCAGTACAAGAGCTACGACAAATTCGCGATCCTGTATCGGACGAATGCCCAGTCTCGTGTGGTCGAGGAAGTTTTCATCAAATCGAACATGCCGTACACCATCGTCGGCGGAACCAAGTTCTACGATCGCAAAGAGATCAAGGACATCTTGGCTTATTTGCGTCTCATCTCCAATCCGGATGATGATATCAGCTTGCAGCGCATTATCAACGTACCGAAGCGAAATATCGGGGATACGACAGTAGACAAGCTACAAGCGTATGCGAACGCAAATGGTCAGTCCCTTTTCCAAGCGATTCAGGAGACGGCTTACATGGGGCTGCCTTCGCGCACGACGAATGCGATCCTGTCCTTTAATGATCTTATCTCGAATTTGATGCAAATGACCGATTACTTGAGTGTGACAGAACTGGTGGAAGAAGTGCTGAAGCGCTCTGGATACCGCGATTCTTTAAAAGAGGAGAAAACGCTGGAAGCACAGGCACGTCTGGAGAATATCGAGGAGTTCCTGTCTGTAACCCAGGAGTTCGAGCGCAAAAATGAAGACAAGAGCTTGCTTGCGTTCCTGACAGACCTCGCGCTGGTAGCAGACATCGATTCCTTGGGAGATGACGGTGCCCAGGAGGAAGTATCGGCAGAGGGACAGGTTGTATTAATGACCTTGCACAGCGCCAAGGGACTGGAGTTCCCTGTGGTATTTCTGGTAGGTTGCGAGGAAGGTGTCTTCCCGCATAGCCGCTCTTTGTTTGACGATGCCGAGATGGAGGAAGAACGCCGTCTGGCTTACGTGGGAATTACACGGGCAGAGGAGCGTCTGTACATGACATGTGCCCGTATGCGGACGTTGTTTGGACGGACGAATGTGAATGCGCCGTCTCGCTTCCTGCAAGAAATTCCGGCTGAGCTGTTGGAAGGAAATCCAGCGACAGCGGACCGAGGCTTCTCCGGCGGTGGACGCAGCAGTGCATTTGGACAGCGGGATGGCAGCGCATTTGGACGTGACACGGGAGCGAGACCGTTTGGAGCGCCCTCCTCACAAGCAGGCTCTGCTCCGAAATTTGGCAGTGCTCAGCGAACCCCAAGCAGCACACCAGCTACATTTACTCGTCCAGCGGGTGAAAAACTGCCTGGACATGGTCAAGGAGCAGGCGTTGATTGGAAGGTTGGCGACAGAGTGGCACATGGCAAATGGGGCAACGGTACGGTCGTCAAAGTAAAAGGAACAGGCGACGACATGGAGCTCGACATTGCTTTCCCAAGCCCGACTGGCATTAAAAAGCTTTTAGCGAAGTTCGCCCCTATTCAAAAAGGATAATGTGCAAATACAAATGCAAATACAGGCCAATCGCAAAAGTAAAGGATGAACGAAATGGATCGATTGACGGCGGAAACAAAAATTAAAGAATTAGCGAAACGAATTGAGCGGCATAATCGTCTTTACCATGAAGAGGATCGACCTGAGATTTCTGACCAGGAATACGATCAATTGATGCGGGAGCTAAGGGAGCTTGAAACCAGCTTTCCTGATTTGCAGTCACCTGATTCTCCTTCCTTGCGTGTAGGGGGAGAACCGCTGCCCTTCTTTGAAAAGGTCGTTCATAAGACACCGATGCTCAGTCTCGGCAACGCCTTTAATGAGGAGGACATCAGGGATTTTGACCGCCGGGTGCGTCAGGCCGTTGGCAGTCAGGCTGTCCGATATGTAGCTGAACTGAAAATCGATGGTTTGGCCGTGTCGCTTCATTATGAAAATGGGCTGTTCGTCCGCGGGGCTACTCGTGGAGACGGAACAACAGGCGAAGACATCACACAAAACCTGAAAACGATTCGTTCCATTCCTTTGCGGCTGACGAAGCCGTTAACCCTTGAGGTTCGCGGTGAGGCTTACATGTCCAAGGGAGCATTTGAAAAGCTGAACAAAGAGCGCGAGGAGCGTGGAGAAGCCCTATTTGCCAACCCGCGCAATTCCGCAGCAGGCTCGCTCCGTCAGCTTGATCCAAAAATTGCCGCATCCCGTCAACTCGATACGTTTATTTACGGCATTGGCGATTTGCAAGGGGAAACAGTGGAATCGCACAGTGAAGGGCTTGATTTGCTGGAGACGCTCGGCTTCATGGTGAATCAGGAGCGACGTGTATTTGACGACGTCGATGAACTGCTCGCTTTTATTGCGGGCTGGACAGAAAAGCGTCCTCATTTGCCTTATGAAATCGATGGCATGGTGATCAAGGTCGACAGTTACGCTCAGCAGGAGGAGCTTGGTTTTACTGCGAAAAGTCCGCGTTGGGCTATCGCATACAAGTTCCCTGCCGAAGAAGCGGTTACGATTCTCGAAGGGATTGAAGTATCTGTGGGGCGTACAGGGAATGTCACCCCGACTGCTTTATTGAAGCCAGTCAGCTTGGCAGGTACGACCGTGAAGCGCGCTTCCTTGCACAACGAAGACATTATTCGCGAAAAAGGCCTCCTTATCGGCGATCATGTTGTCGTCAAAAAAGCGGGGGACATTATCCCGGAAATTATCGCAGTCTTGCCAGAGCGTCGTACTGGAAATGAAGTGCCATTTGCCATGCCAACGCATTGTCCTGAATGCGGGAGTGAGCTGGTACGCTTGGAGGAAGAAGTGGCTCTGCGCTGCATTAATCCAATGTGTCCGGCCCTAATCCGTGAAGGCATGATTCATTTCGT
The window above is part of the Brevibacillus brevis NBRC 100599 genome. Proteins encoded here:
- the pcrA gene encoding DNA helicase PcrA encodes the protein MSFADRITAGLNPEQREAVLTTEGPVLILAGAGSGKTKVLTQRIAYLISAKQVAPWSILAITFTNKAAREMQNRVAAIIGGAAAQDAWLSTFHSLCVRILRRDIDRLGINRSFSILDAGDQLSVVKQCLKELNIDPKQYEPRSILAAISGAKNELTDPETYTRLAGDPFAQVAAKVYTAYQKKLRNNQSLDFDDLIMTTVRLFKEVPEVLEFYQKKFRYIHVDEYQDTNRAQYLLISMLADKHRNVCCVGDADQSIYKWRGADISIILNFEKDYPEAKLIKLEQNYRSTKTILQAANQVIANNKLRKEKKLWTENPGGDKIMCFQGDSEHDEAYFIVDTIRKQMAQYKSYDKFAILYRTNAQSRVVEEVFIKSNMPYTIVGGTKFYDRKEIKDILAYLRLISNPDDDISLQRIINVPKRNIGDTTVDKLQAYANANGQSLFQAIQETAYMGLPSRTTNAILSFNDLISNLMQMTDYLSVTELVEEVLKRSGYRDSLKEEKTLEAQARLENIEEFLSVTQEFERKNEDKSLLAFLTDLALVADIDSLGDDGAQEEVSAEGQVVLMTLHSAKGLEFPVVFLVGCEEGVFPHSRSLFDDAEMEEERRLAYVGITRAEERLYMTCARMRTLFGRTNVNAPSRFLQEIPAELLEGNPATADRGFSGGGRSSAFGQRDGSAFGRDTGARPFGAPSSQAGSAPKFGSAQRTPSSTPATFTRPAGEKLPGHGQGAGVDWKVGDRVAHGKWGNGTVVKVKGTGDDMELDIAFPSPTGIKKLLAKFAPIQKG
- the ligA gene encoding NAD-dependent DNA ligase LigA → MDRLTAETKIKELAKRIERHNRLYHEEDRPEISDQEYDQLMRELRELETSFPDLQSPDSPSLRVGGEPLPFFEKVVHKTPMLSLGNAFNEEDIRDFDRRVRQAVGSQAVRYVAELKIDGLAVSLHYENGLFVRGATRGDGTTGEDITQNLKTIRSIPLRLTKPLTLEVRGEAYMSKGAFEKLNKEREERGEALFANPRNSAAGSLRQLDPKIAASRQLDTFIYGIGDLQGETVESHSEGLDLLETLGFMVNQERRVFDDVDELLAFIAGWTEKRPHLPYEIDGMVIKVDSYAQQEELGFTAKSPRWAIAYKFPAEEAVTILEGIEVSVGRTGNVTPTALLKPVSLAGTTVKRASLHNEDIIREKGLLIGDHVVVKKAGDIIPEIIAVLPERRTGNEVPFAMPTHCPECGSELVRLEEEVALRCINPMCPALIREGMIHFVSRTAMNIDGLGEKVVAQLYRDGIIHSVADLYYLHQQRDALLGLERMGEKSVDNLLAAIEASKENSLERVLFGLGIRLVGAKAARVLAEHFGNIDTIMQASEEEITQIDEIGPKMAASLVNYFAQPQAQAVIERLRAAGVNMEYKGIRIESGADLPFSGKTIVLTGTLTQMSRQEAEEAIARLGGKVTGSVSKKTDLVIAGEKAGSKLEKAEKLGVAVMDEAGFLQVLESNA